The following proteins are encoded in a genomic region of Arachis ipaensis cultivar K30076 chromosome B02, Araip1.1, whole genome shotgun sequence:
- the LOC107621858 gene encoding putative disease resistance protein At3g14460, whose protein sequence is MAGVLGGAFLSGFINVVLDRLISADAVNLVVGKKLSPDLVERLKNALTDAGALVDDAELKQLDNHDVKDWLNCLRDALYTADDLLDRICTKAATQKGVRNFLPSFLNSEDRKMVNEIERVVRRIEDLENRKGKLGLEKISTATFSWKTPSTSLEKGKVYGRGDDKKALIKMLNDNNEHHLSVISIVGMGGVGKTTLAQWMYNNAELMEGFDQKAWVCVSENFNIVETTRNIVKEISTNTQDLDSFNSIQDALKKGLSEKKFFIVLDDVWSNDHHQWKGFLAPFHYGVKGSTILLTTRKEDAGSVVQTNYHPHCLIPLSEDYCWSVFAANASFPESNGNPTLEGIGTSIARKCDGLPLAAETLGCLCRRHVAEEWEKISRSDIWGFSINDSKIIPALLVSYHQLPSYLKRCFVYCSLFPKDYPFEKDELILLWMAEDLLRLPKRGESLEDVGCKCFEELVSRLFFKKLQDNKEYFVMHDLLHDLAIFLAGDFYCRIEELGEQEEMKVLTRHLSYFPPERLHHPISKVFNSNAKLESLRTSLYIDDLFSMESVASKFICLRVLSFHKLDVLPDSIGESIHLRYLNLSWTDINRLPESLCNLYNLQTLILYGCSKLTMLPINMHNLVNLRHLDLRKTCLEEMPGGISKMKHLHTLSFFVVGKHEDNGIKELGGLSNLHGSLELKKLENIVDVKEAENARMTNKNLMNELYLEWSSGDDMVPNTKAERDILDNLQPHNSLKELIIKGYKGTVFPDWLGNCSYNNMTSVSLVSCNNCCMLPSLGQLPSLKDLYIQDFGQLSSIGIEFYKNEDNPSLHIAPPFPLLESLKFDNMTCWEEWHLPDSKAFPQLKSLQIRDCRMLKGDMLHQVLMRIVSSSMDALKVRKLVISEFREGLFPGMSLNGDTLSIRRCESVVESVINEMISIKHLPSLQEIEIFGCSFAVFWPLLPKSLQKLTITECSKVEFPQHKYDLVELLIHSSCHSLTSLSLDVFPNLKNLNIHNCRNLESVSMSEAPHAALQRLSITYCFKLVSFAGEGLAAPNLTHLEVSFCEKLEALPRDMKSLLPTLHSLHMYGCPNICRLPEGGLPPNLKELHVEIGEQQMRDLSWMANLHALTRLIISGYWCKNIKSYPEVGSLPHLPSLTTLRLYNFKNLETLECNELLRLPSLQQLHISLCNKLENMEGEKLPPSLLLLRIQKCPLLGEHCKNKHQLIWPKISHIPDIKVF, encoded by the coding sequence ATGGCTGGAGTTCTTGGTGGAGCTTTTCTGTCTGGCTTCATTAATGTTGTCCTGGACAGGCTCATTTCTGCTGATGCTGTCAACTTGGTTGTGGGCAAGAAGCTTAGCCCTGACTTGGTTGAGAGACTGAAGAATGCTCTGACAGATGCTGGAGCTCTTGTTGATGATGCAGAGCTCAAGCAACTTGATAACCATGATGTGAAGGACTGGCTCAACTGTCTCCGAGATGCTCTTTACACTGCCGATGACTTGCTGGACCGCATCTGCACCAAAGCTGCAACTCAAAAGGGGGTACGCAATTTCTTGCCTAGCTTCTTGAATTCTGAAGACAGGAAGATGGTGAACGAGATAGAAAGGGTGGTTAGAAGGATAGAAGATCTTGAGAACCGCAAAGGAAAGCTTGGGCTTGAAAAGATTTCCACTGCTACCTTCTCATGGAAAACTCCATCCACTTCTCTTGAAAAAGGGAAGGTGTATGGCAGGGGGGATGACAAAAAGGCCTTAATCAAGATGCTGAATGACAACAATGAGCATCACCTCTCTGTGATCTCTATTGTTGGCATGGGTGGTGTTGGTAAAACTACTTTGGCTCAATGGATGTACAATAATGCAGAGTTGATGGAGGGATTTGATCAGAAAGCATGGGTTTGCGTTTCGGAAAACTTCAATATTGTTGAGACTACAAGGAATATAGTAAAGGAGATCTCTACAAATACTCAGGATCTTGATagcttcaattcaattcaagacGCTTTGAAGAAAGGATTGTCTGAAAAGAAGTTCTTTATTGTTTTGGATGATGTTTGGAGTAATGATCATCATCAATGGAAGGGTTTTCTAGCCCCTTTTCACTATGGGGTTAAGGGAAGTACTATTCTTCTGACAACACGCAAGGAAGATGCTGGTTCAGTTGTTCAAACAAATTATCACCCTCACTGTCTCATTCCATTATCAGAAGACTACTGTTGGTCAGTGTTTGCAGCCAATGCTTCTTTTCCAGAATCAAATGGGAACCCGACACTAGAAGGAATAGGCACAAGCATTGCTAGGAAGTGTGATGGTTTGCCATTAGCAGCCGAAACCCTTGGTTGCTTGTGCAGAAGGCATGTTGCTGAGGAATGGGAAAAAATCTCAAGGAGTGACATTTGGGGATTTTCTATAAATGACAGTAAGATTATTCCAGCGTTGTTAGTAAGTTATCATCAACTTCCTTCATATTTAAAGCGTTGCTTTGTTTATTGTTCATTGTTTCCCAAAGATTATCCCTTTGAGAAAGATGAACTAATTTTGTTGTGGATGGCCGAAGATCTTTTAAGACTaccaaagagaggagagagcttggAAGATGTTGGTTGCAAATGTTTTGAAGAATTAGTTTCAAGGTTATTCTTTAAAAAGCTTCAGGACAATAAGGAGTATTTTGTGATGCATGATCTCTTGCATGACTTGGCAATATTCCTTGCTGGAGATTTCTATTGTAGAATAGAAGAGCTTGGTGAACAAGAAGAAATGAAGGTTCTCACTCGCCATTTGTCATATTTCCCACCTGAAAGGTTACATCATCCAATCTCAAAAGTCTTTAACTCCAATGCAAAGTTGGAATCTTTGAGGACATCCTTGTATATCGATGATTTGTTCAGCATGGAAAGTGTAGCATCTAAGTTTATATGCTTGAGAGTTTTATCCTTTCATAAACTTGATGTATTACCTGATTCAATAGGTGAATCGATTCATCTACGGTATTTGAATCTCTCTTGGACTGACATTAACAGGTTGCCAGAATCATTGTGCAACTTGTATAATCTACAAACTTTAATATTGTACGGATGTTCTAAGTTGACCATGTTGCCCATTAACATGCACAATCTTGTGAATTTACGGCATCTTGATCTTAGGAAAACTTGTTTGGAAGAAATGCCTGGAGGAATAAGCAAAATGAAACATTTGCATACCTTAAGTTTCTTTGTGGTGGGGAAGCATGAAGATAATGGAATCAAGGAATTAGGAGGGCTCTCAAATCTTCATGGATCACTTGAGCTTAAGAAGTTGGAGAATATTGTTGATGTGAAAGAAGCAGAGAATGCAAGGATGACAAACAAGAATCTGATGAACGAATTATACTTGGAGTGGTCTTCAGGTGATGATATGGTTCCGAACACCAAAGCTGAAAGAGATATACTTGACAACTTGCAACCTCACAACAGCTTGAAAGAGTTGATCATCAAGGGATATAAGGGTACAGTATTTCCAGATTGGTTGGGGAACTGTTCATACAACAATATGACAAGTGTATCTCTAGTGTCTTGCAACAATTGCTGCATGCTGCCTTCACTTGGACAGTTGCCATCTCTTAAGGACCTGTACATTCAAGATTTCGGTCAGCTCAGCAGCATTGGAATTGAGTTTTACAAGAATGAAGACAATCCTTCTTTGCATATTGCTCCTCCTTTTCCCTTGTTGGAGAGTTTGAAATTTGATAACATGACATGTTGGGAGGAGTGGCACTTACCTGACTCAAAAGCTTTTCCTCAGCTTAAGAGTCTTCAAATAAGAGATTGTCGAATGTTAAAGGGAGATATGCTTCATCAGGTATTGATGAGAATCGTTTCTTCTTCAATGGATGCTTTGAAAGTTCGCAAGTTAGTTATAAGCGAATTTCGAGAAGGATTGTTTCCTGGTATGTCACTTAATGGGGATACATTATCAATTAGGAGATGTGAATCTGTGGTGGAGTCTGTAATTAACGAAATGATCAGCATTAAGCATCTACCCTCCCTCCAAGAAATAGAAATCTTCGGGTGTTCGTTTGCTGTGTTCTGGCCTTTACTACCCAAATCTTTGCAAAAGCTCACAATCACGGAGTGCAGCAAAGTGGAATTCCCGCAGCACAAGTATGATTTGGTAGAGCTACTAATACATTCCAGCTGTCATTCACTGACCTCCTTGTCGTTGGATGTCTTTCCCAATCTCAAGAATCTCAATATACATAATTGTAGGAATCTGGAATCAGTGTCAATGTCAGAGGCACCACACGCTGCTCTTCAACGTCTATCCATTACTTACTGCTTCAAATTAGTGTCATTTGCAGGAGAAGGACTGGCTGCACCCAACTTGACTCATCTTGAAGTCAGCTTCTGCGAGAAGTTGGAGGCATTACCACGTGACATGAAGAGTCTACTCCCAACTTTACACTCTCTCCACATGTATGGTTGCCCAAACATTTGCAGGTTGCCAGAGGGTGGTTTGCCGCCTAACTTGAAAGAGCTTCATGTGGAAATTGGCGAGCAACAAATGAGGGATCTATCATGGATGGCCAACTTGCACGCCCTCACTCGTCTTATTATTAGTGGTTATTGGTGTAAGAATATAAAGTCATACCCAGAGGTGGGTTCGCTGCCTCACCTTCCCTCCCTTACCACTCTGCGTCTCTACAACTTTAAGAATCTGGAGACATTGGAGTGCAACGAGCTTCTCCGCCTCCCCTCCCTTCAACAACTACACATTTCATTGTGCAACAAGCTGGAGAATATGGAAGGAGAAAAGCTGCCTCCCTCTCTCTTGCTACTGAGAATTCAaaagtgtcctttgctgggagaACACTGCAAGAACAAGCATCAACTAATCTGGCCCAAAATTTCCCACATCCCTGACATTAAAGTCTTCTAA
- the LOC107626566 gene encoding putative disease resistance RPP13-like protein 1, which translates to MAGVLVGGAFLSGFINVVLDRLISADAVNLVVGKKLSSDLVERLKNALTDAGALVDDAELKQLDNHDVMDWLNCLRDALYTADDMLDCVYTKAATKKVTLLGRIFNSEDRKMVNKIKRVVRRIEDLEKRKGKLGLEKISTASFSWKTASTSLVRGNVYGREDDQKALIKMLNDNSEHHLSVISIVGMGGVGKTTLAQWMYNNAELMDGFDRKAWVCVSENFNIVETTKNIVREISTNTQDLDSFNSIQHALKKGLSEKKFFIVLDDVWSNDHHQWKDFLAPFQYGVKGSTILLTTRKEDVGSVVQTNYHPHYLIPLSEDYCWSVFAANASFPESNGSPTLEGIGRSIARKCDGLPLAAETLGCLCRRHVAEEWEKISRSDIWGFSINDSKIIPALLVSYHQLPSYLKRCFVYCSLFPKDYHFEKDELILLWMAEDLLRLPKRGESLEEVGCKCFEELVSRLFFKKLQDNDEYFVMHDLLHDLAIFLAGDFYWRIEELGEQEEKKVFTRHLSYFSPGRLDRPISKVFNSNAKLESLRTSLYIDDLFSMESVASRFICLRVLSFHKLDVLPESIGESIHLRYLNLSWTDINRLPESLCNLYNLQTLILYGCSKLTMLPISMHNLVNLRHLDLRKTSLEEMPGGISKLKHLHTLHSFVVGKHEDNGIQELGGLSNLHGSFEIKKMENVVNVREARSARIIDKKHIDKLCLKWSSGDDKVSNPKREREILDSMEPHNGLKELKIKGYKGTIFSDWLGYCSYKNMTSVSLKSCKNCHMLPSLGQLPSLKSLCIQSFDQLKIIGMEFLQE; encoded by the coding sequence ATGGCTGGAGTTCTTGTTGGTGGAGCTTTTCTGTCTGGCTTCATTAATGTTGTCTTGGACAGGCTCATTTCTGCTGATGCTGTCAACTTGGTTGTGGGTAAGAAGCTTAGCTCTGACTTGGTTGAGAGGCTGAAGAATGCTCTGACAGATGCTGGAGCTCTTGTTGATGATGCAGAGCTCAAGCAACTGGATAACCATGATGTAATGGATTGGCTCAACTGTCTCCGAGATGCTCTTTACACTGCTGATGACATGCTGGACTGCGTCTACACCAAAGCTGCAACCAAAAAGGTCACTCTTTTGGGTAGAATCTTCAATTCTGAAGACAGGAAGATggtgaataaaataaaaagggtGGTTAGAAGGATAGAAGATCTTGAGAAACGCAAAGGAAAGCTTGGGCTTGAAAAGATTTCCACTGCTAGCTTCTCCTGGAAAACTGCATCCACTTCTCTTGTAAGAGGGAATGTGTATGGCAGGGAGGATGACCAGAAGGCCTTAATCAAGATGCTGAATGACAACAGTGAGCATCACCTGTCTGTGATCTCTATTGTTGGCATGGGTGGTGTTGGTAAAACTACTTTGGCTCAATGGATGTATAATAATGCAGAGTTGATGGATGGATTTGATAGGAAAGCATGGGTTTGTGTTTCAGAAAACTTCAATATTGTTGAGACTACAAAGAATATAGTAAGGGAGATCTCTACAAATACTCAGGATCTTGATagcttcaattcaattcaacatGCTTTGAAGAAAGGATTGTCCGAAAAGAAGTTCTTTATTGTTTTGGATGATGTTTGGAGTAATGATCATCATCAATGGAAGGATTTTCTAGCCCCTTTTCAATATGGGGTTAAGGGAAGTACTATTCTTCTAACTACTCGCAAGGAAGATGTCGGTTCAGTTGTCCAAACAAATTATCACCCTCACTATCTCATTCCATTATCAGAAGACTACTGTTGGTCAGTGTTTGCAGCCAATGCTTCTTTTCCAGAATCAAATGGGAGCCCGACACTAGAAGGAATAGGCAGAAGCATTGCTAGGAAGTGTGATGGTTTGCCATTAGCAGCCGAAACCCTTGGTTGCTTGTGCAGAAGGCATGTTGCTGAGGAATGGGAAAAAATATCAAGGAGTGACATTTGGGGATTTTCTATAAATGACAGTAAGATTATTCCAGCATTGTTAGTAAGTTATCATCAACTTCCTTCATATTTAAAGCGTTGCTTTGTTTATTGTTCATTGTTTCCCAAAGATTATCACTTTGAGAAAGATGAACTAATTTTGTTGTGGATGGCCGAAGATCTTTTAAGACTaccaaagagaggagagagcttggAAGAGGTTGGTTGCAAGTGTTTTGAAGAATTAGTTTCAAGGTTATTCTTTAAAAAGCTTCAAGACAATGATGAGTATTTTGTGATGCATGATCTCTTGCATGACTTGGCAATATTCCTTGCTGGAGATTTCTATTGGAGAATAGAAGAACTTGgtgaacaagaagaaaagaaggtttTCACTCGCCATTTGTCATATTTCTCACCTGGAAGGTTAGATCGTCCAATCTCAAAAGTCTTTAACTCCAATGCGAAGTTGGAATCTTTGAGGACATCGTTGTATATCGATGATTTGTTCAGCATGGAAAGTGTAGCATCTAGGTTTATATGCTTGAGAGTTTTATCCTTTCATAAACTTGATGTATTACCTGAATCAATAGGTGAATCGATTCATCTACGGTATTTGAATCTCTCTTGGACTGACATTAACAGGTTGCCAGAATCATTGTGCAACTTGTATAATCTACAAACATTAATATTGTACGGATGTTCTAAGTTGACCATGTTGCCCATTAGCATGCACAATCTTGTGAATTTACGGCATCTTGATCTTAGGAAAACTTCATTGGAAGAAATGCCTGGAGGAATAAGCAAACTGAAACACTTGCATACTCTACATTCCTTTGTGGTGGGCAAGCATGAAGATAATGGAATCCAGGAATTAGGAGGACTCTCAAATCTTCATGGGTCATTTGAGATTAAGAAAATGGAGAATGTTGTTAATGTCAGAGAAGCAAGGAGTGCAAGGATAATAGATAAGAAGCACATTGACAAATTATGCTTGAAATGGTCTTCAGGTGATGATAAAGTTTCAAAcccaaaaagagaaagagaaatacTGGACAGCATGGaaccgcacaatggcttgaaggAGTTGAAAATCAAGGGATACAAGGGTACAATATTTTCAGATTGGTTGGGATACTGTTCATACAAAAATATGACAAGTGTATCTCTAAAGTCTTGCAAGAATTGCCACATGCTGCCTTCGCTTGGACAGCTGCCATCTCTTAAGTCCCTCTGCATTCAAAGTTTTGATCAGCTGAAGATTATTGGCATGGAGTTTTTACAAGAATGA
- the LOC110268512 gene encoding putative disease resistance RPP13-like protein 1 gives MAGVLVGGAFLSGFINVVLDRLISADAVNLVVGKKLSPDLVERLKNALTDAGALVDDAELKQLDNHDVKQWLNCLRDALYTADDLLDLICTKAATQKGVRNFLPSFLNSEDRKMVNEIERVVRRIEDLENRKGKLGLEKISTATFSWKTPTTSLVRGNVYGREDDKKALIKMLNDNNEHHLSVISIVGMGGVGKTTLAQWMYNNAELMEGFDRKAWVCVSENFNIVETTRNIVKEISTNAQDLDSFNSVQDALKKGFSEKKFFIVLDDVWSNDHHQWKDFLAPFQYGVKGSTILLTTRKEDVGSVVQTNYHPHYLIPLSEDYCWSVFAANASFPESNGNPTLEGIGRSIARKCDGLPLAAETLGCLCRGHVAEEWEKISRSDIWGFSINDSKIIPALLVSYHQLPSYLKRCFVYCSLFPKNYHFEKDELILLWMAEDLLRLPK, from the coding sequence ATGGCTGGAGTTCTTGTTGGTGGAGCTTTTCTGTCCGGCTTCATTAATGTTGTGCTAGACAGGCTCATTTCTGCTGATGCTGTCAACTTGGTTGTGGGCAAGAAGCTTAGCCCTGACTTGGTTGAAAGGCTGAAGAATGCTCTGACAGATGCTGGAGCTCTTGTTGATGATGCAGAGCTCAAGCAACTTGATAACCATGATGTGAAGCAGTGGCTCAACTGTCTCCGAGATGCTCTTTACACTGCCGATGACTTGCTGGACCTTATCTGCACCAAAGCTGCAACTCAAAAGGGGGTACGCAATTTCTTGCCTAGCTTCTTGAATTCTGAAGACAGGAAGATGGTGAATGAGATAGAAAGGGTGGTTAGAAGGATAGAAGATCTTGAGAACCGGAAAGGAAAGCTTGGGCTTGAAAAGATTTCCACTGCTACCTTCTCCTGGAAAACTCCAACCACTTCTCTTGTAAGAGGGAATGTGTATGGAAGGGAGGATGACAAGAAGGCCTTAATCAAGATGCTGAATGACAACAATGAGCATCACCTGTCTGTGATCTCTATTGTTGGCATGGGTGGTGTTGGTAAAACTACTTTGGCTCAATGGATGTATAATAATGCAGAGTTGATGGAGGGATTTGATCGGAAAGCATGGGTTTGCGTTTCGGAAAACTTCAATATTGTTGAGACTACAAGGAATATAGTAAAGGAGATCTCTACAAATGCTCAGGATCTTGATAGCTTCAATTCAGTTCAAGATGCTTTGAAGAAAGGATTTTCCGAAAAGAAGTTCTTTATTGTTTTGGATGATGTTTGGAGTAATGATCATCATCAATGGAAGGATTTTCTAGCCCCTTTTCAATATGGGGTTAAGGGAAGTACTATTCTTCTAACTACTCGCAAGGAAGATGTTGGTTCAGTTGTTCAAACAAATTATCACCCTCACTATCTCATTCCATTATCAGAAGACTACTGTTGGTCAGTGTTTGCAGCCAATGCTTCTTTTCCAGAATCAAATGGGAACCCGACACTAGAAGGAATAGGCAGAAGCATTGCTAGGAAGTGTGATGGTTTGCCATTAGCAGCCGAAACCCTTGGTTGCTTGTGCAGAGGGCATGTTGCTGAGGAATGGGAAAAAATATCAAGGAGTGACATTTGGGGATTTTCTATAAATGACAGTAAGATTATTCCAGCGTTGTTAGTAAGTTATCATCAACTTCCTTCATATTTAAAGCGTTGCTTTGTTTATTGTTCATTGTTTCCCAAAAATTATCACTTTGAGAAAGATGAACTAATTTTGTTGTGGATGGCCGAAGATCTTTTAAGACTACCAAAGTGA
- the LOC107626564 gene encoding putative disease resistance protein At3g14460, giving the protein MHDLLHDLAIFLAGDFYCRIEALGEHEEKKVLTRHFSYFPPERLHRPISKVFNSNAKLESFRTSLYIDDLFSMESVASKFICLRVLSFHKLDVLPDSIGELIHLRYLNLSSTDINRLPESLCNLYNLQTLILYRCTELTMLPVNMHNLVNLRHLDLRKTSLEEMPGGISKMKHLHTLSSFVVGKHEDNGIKELGGLSNLHGSLELKKLENIVDVKEAENARMTNKNLINELYLEWSSGDDMVPNTKAERDILDSLQPHNSLKELRIKGYKGTIFPDWLGHCSYNNMTSVSLESCNNCCMLPSLGQLPYLKALRIQGFDQLKCVGMEFYKGIGDPSLHIAPPFPLLESLEFDNMPCWEEWHLPDSKAFPQLKSLQIIDCPMLKGDTLHRVLMRIVSSSSDALKVRKLVIQSEAAGFADMSLNGDRLSIRGSESVVESAFNEMISIKHLPSLQEVEIIGCSFAVSWPNNCLLPKSLQKLTITDCSKVEFPQHKYDLVELLIHSCHSLTSLSLDVFPNLKNLDITVCSNLESVSMSEAPHAALQRLSIRFCDKLVSLAGEGLAAPNLTHLKIIGCSKLEALPRDMKSILPSLQSLNIQSCPNICRLPEGGLPPNLKSLVVRICEQQTRDLSWMANLDALTHLAIDGYNCKNIKSYPEVGSLPHLPSLTTLYIWWFDNLETLECNELLRLTSLQQLSISFCQKLENMEGEKLPPSLLLLQIEGCRLLGGLCKNKHQQIWSKISHIPNIKFSE; this is encoded by the coding sequence ATGCATGATCTCTTGCATGACTTGGCAATATTCCTTGCTGGAGATTTCTATTGTAGAATAGAAGCACTTGGTGAACATGAAGAAAAGAAGGTTCTCACTCGCCATTTCTCATATTTCCCACCTGAAAGGTTACATCGTCCAATCTCAAAAGTCTTCAACTCCAATGCAAAGTTGGAATCTTTCAGGACATCGTTGTATATCGATGATTTGTTCAGCATGGAAAGTGTAGCATCTAAGTTTATATGCTTGAGAGTTTTATCCTTTCATAAACTTGATGTATTACCTGATTCAATAGGTGAATTGATTCATCTACGGTATTTGAATCTCTCTTCGACTGACATTAACAGGTTGCCAGAATCATTGTGCAACTTGTATAATCTGCAAACATTAATATTGTACAGATGTACTGAGTTGACCATGTTGCCCGTTAACATGCACAATCTTGTGAATTTACGGCACCTTGATCTTAGGAAAACTTCTTTGGAAGAAATGCCTGGAGGAATAAGCAAAATGAAACACTTGCATACCTTAAGTTCGTTTGTGGTGGGCAAGCATGAAGATAATGGAATCAAGGAATTAGGAGGGCTCTCAAATCTTCACGGATCACTTGAGCTTAAGAAGTTGGAGAATATTGTGGACGTGAAAGAAGCAGAGAATGCAAGGATGACAAACAAGAATCTCATCAACGAATTATACTTGGAGTGGTCTTCAGGTGATGATATGGTTCCGAACACAAAAGCCGAAAGAGATATACTTGACAGCTTGCAACCTCACAACAGCTTGAAAGAGTTGAGAATCAAGGGATACAAGGGTACAATATTTCCAGATTGGTTGGGACACTGTTCTTACAACAATATGACAAGTGTATCTCTAGAGTCTTGCAACAATTGCTGCATGCTACCTTCACTTGGACAGTTGCCATATCTTAAGGCCCTGCGCATTCAAGGTTTTGATCAGCTGAAGTGTGTTGGCATGGAGTTTTACAAGGGTATTGGTGACCCTTCTTTGCATATTGCTCCTCCTTTTCCCTTGTTGGAGAGTTTGGAATTTGATAACATGCCATGTTGGGAGGAGTGGCACTTACCTGACTCAAAAGCTTTTCCTCAGCTTAAGAGTCTTCAAATAATAGATTGTCCAATGTTAAAGGGAGATACGCTTCATCGGGTATTGATGAGAATTGTTTCTTCTTCATCGGATGCTTTGAAAGTTCGCAAGCTAGTTATCCAATCTGAAGCAGCAGGGTTTGCAGATATGTCACTTAATGGGGATAGATTATCAATTAGGGGAAGTGAATCTGTGGTGGAGTCTGCATTTAACGAAATGATCAGCATTAAGCATCTACCCTCCCTCCAAGAAGTAGAAATTATCGGGTGTTCGTTTGCTGTGTCCTGGCCGAACAATTGTTTACTACCCAAATCTTTGCAAAAGCTCACAATCACGGACTGCAGCAAAGTGGAATTCCCGCAGCACAAGTACGATTTGGTAGAGCTACTAATACACAGCTGTCATTCACTGACCTCCTTGTCGTTGGATGTCTTTCCCAATCTCAAGAATCTCGATATAACAGTGTGTTCAAATCTGGAATCAGTGTCAATGTCAGAGGCACCACACGCTGCTCTTCAACGTCTCTCCATTAGATTCTGCGACAAATTAGTGTCATTAGCAGGAGAAGGACTGGCTGCACCCAACTTGACTCATCTCAAGATAATAGGGTGCTCAAAGTTGGAGGCATTACCACGTGACATGAAGAGTATACTCCCAAGTCTACAGTCTCTCAACATACAAAGCTGCCCAAATATTTGCAGGTTGCCAGAGGGTGGTTTGCCGCCTAACTTGAAATCACTTGTAGTGCGAATTTGCGAGCAACAAACAAGGGATCTATCATGGATGGCCAACTTGGACGCCCTCACTCATCTTGCCATTGATGGTTATAACTGTAAGAACATAAAGTCATACCCAGAGGTGGGTTCGCTGCCTCACCTTCCTTCCCTTACCACTCTTTATATATGGTGGTTCGATAATCTGGAGACATTGGAGTGCAACGAGCTTCTCCGCCTCACCTCCCTTCAACAATTAAGCATTTCATTCTGCCAGAAGCTGGAGAATATGGAAGGAGAAAAGCTGCCTCCCTCTCTCTTGCTACTCCAAATTGAAGGGTGTCGTTTGCTGGGAGGATTATGCAAGAATAAGCATCAACAAATTTGGTCCAAAATTTCCCACATCCCCAACATTAAATTTTCTGAATAG